GAGCCCCCTCACCAGGAGGACCGGCAGGGGTCCTTCCCGCACGATCCGCCGGAGTTCCGGCCCGGCCCGCCCCAGGACCCGCGTTCCGCCGCGCCCCCGCCGGGGCCGTTCCTCCAGGAGCCCGTGCCCGGGACGGGGCACCTTCCGCCCGTACACCCGCAGACGCCCGCGCCCGCGCCGGGTCCCGCGTACCCGCAGGCGCCCGTACCCCCGCCCGGCACCCCGTACGGGCAGTCCCCCTACGGGCAGCCCCCGTACGGCGGGCAGCAGCCGTACGGGCAGCCGGGCCCCGGCCCGCAGGGCCCCTACGGCCCCGTCCCCACCGGCGTGGTCGCGTACGGCGGCGCCCCGCAGCAGCCGTACCCCTGCACCCCCGCCCCGCCCGCCCCGGACACCACCGGCGGCCACCGGCGGAAGGGCCTCCGCGGCAGGCCCGGCGCGGTTCTCGCGGCGGGCCTCGCCGTGCTGCTCCTGGTCGGCGGCGGCGGGTATCTCGCCCTCTCCGGGGACAAGGAGACAGCGCCGGAACAGAGGGAGAGCCAGGCGGAGGAGCAGCAGGAACAGCAGGAGCAGGAGGGGAAGGAAGAGACGGAAGAGAAGGAAGAGAAGGGGGAGAACGGGGAACGGGCGGGCGGCTCCGGGCGGAGCGCGGACGACGCCCTCAACGCGGGCCGCGAGGACGGCGAGGCGAAAGTCTCGTTCGTGACGAAGAACGACGTCGACCTGCCCCGCAACGGCGTCGACGCCTTCGGCCCCTGGACCGCGGGCGACACCGTCGTCCGCGCGGTGCACCGGCAGATCACCGGCTACTCCACCGCCGACGGCCGCAAGAAGTGGACCCTCCCCGTCGGCACCGACATCTGCTCCGCCACGTTCAACGCGTCCGCCGACGGCAAGGTCGTCATCGGCGTCAAGGACGGCACCGGGGAGCGGGCCAAGTGCCTCGATCTGCGGATGGTCGACATCCGCACCGGCACCGTGGGCTGGAAGAAGACCCTCCGCACCGGCTCCGGCTTCCGGTCCCTCACCGAGTTCACGCTCACCATCAGCGGTGACACCCTCGGCGCCGCCGGGCTCGGCAACTCCTTCGGCCTCTCGCTGCGCGACGGCCGCCCGCTCTTCGAGGGCCCCGCCACCGGCTGCAAGCCGTTCGCCTTCGCGGGCGGGCCCCGGCTGCTCGCCGCCGTGAGCTGCCCCACCAAGGACTGGAAGAAGCCCAGACAGCAGCTCCAGGAGCTGGACGCGGCCACCGGCCGGGTGAAGTGGACCTACAGCGCGCCCGAGGGCTGGGAGGTCGAGAAGGTCTTCTCCGCCGATCCGGTCGTCGTCTCGCTCAAGCAGAGCCGGGAGAAGAAGTGGGGTGTCGTCGCCCTCACGGACCGGGGCACCGAACGCTCCCGGATCCAGGGCGGGAAGGACCGGTTCCAGCCACGTTGCGGCGGCAATTTCGTGGTGCTCGGTGAGCATCTGGAGGGCTGCGCCGGCGTCGCGGCCGACGACGACGCCTTCTACATCGCCACCCAGCCCGAACGCCCCGGCGGCGCCAACGAGGTCGTCGCCTTCGACCTCGACAGCGGGCGCGAGACATGGCGCACCCCGTCGGGCGGCGGGAGCACCCTGCTGCCGCTGCGCATGGAGGGCACGGACGTCCTCGCCTACCGCGAGCCCACCTACGACCGGGGCGGCGCCCTGACGGTCATCCCGCCCGGCGGCGGCGCGCCCCGCACCCTGCTGCGGCTCCAGGCCGCCACCGCGCGGACCGAGTCCTCTCTCTACTCGCCGCGGCTGGTGTACGGGGGCGGCACCCTCTTCATCGCCAGTGGCCGGGTCAGTGCCCGTGACGACGCGGAGGAACTCCGGACCCCGACCATGATGGCCTTCACCCGGTGACCCGGGCCGGGGCCCGGTGACCGCGCCGGGCCCGGCCGTCCCGTCCCGCCGCAGCCGCCGAACCCCCGAGGTACGCACGCCATGACACAGCCCCCGCCGCCGGGCGCCCCTCAGTCCCCGGGTTTCGGGCCGCCGCAGCCGCCTCCGCCGGGCGGTTTCGGCGCCCCGCAGCCGCAGCCGGGACCCCCCTGGCCGGGGTACGCGTACCAGCCGCCCGCACCGCCGCCCCTCCCCCCGCAGCCGCCGCCCTCCGGCGGTGACGGGCGCGGGACCCGTGCGCTGATCGTCGTCGCCGCCCTCGCCGCCATGGCGCTGATCGTCGGCGGCGGTGTGTGGTACTCCCACAGCCGGGACGACGACGGGGGCGCCGCCGCGGCGGCGGACCGGGGCGGCGGCGGTCGGGGCGGGGAGGAAGCAGGCCGGGAGGAAGCGGGCCGGGAGAAGGTGCCCGAGCGGGTCGGGTCCCGGGTGGCCTTCCGGCTCCCCGAGCCCCCCGTCGAGGACATCACCGACGTCGGCGGCGCCTGGACCACCGAGCAGCTCTTCGTCAAGCCCGGCATCCGCTCCGTCGTCGGCCACCGCGCGAAGGACGGCACCGCCGCCTGGACGCTGG
The nucleotide sequence above comes from Streptomyces clavuligerus. Encoded proteins:
- a CDS encoding PQQ-binding-like beta-propeller repeat protein, with the translated sequence MSQPPSPPPQGGFGAPQDPRQWSPQDRPEPPYQEPPHQEDRQGSFPHDPPEFRPGPPQDPRSAAPPPGPFLQEPVPGTGHLPPVHPQTPAPAPGPAYPQAPVPPPGTPYGQSPYGQPPYGGQQPYGQPGPGPQGPYGPVPTGVVAYGGAPQQPYPCTPAPPAPDTTGGHRRKGLRGRPGAVLAAGLAVLLLVGGGGYLALSGDKETAPEQRESQAEEQQEQQEQEGKEETEEKEEKGENGERAGGSGRSADDALNAGREDGEAKVSFVTKNDVDLPRNGVDAFGPWTAGDTVVRAVHRQITGYSTADGRKKWTLPVGTDICSATFNASADGKVVIGVKDGTGERAKCLDLRMVDIRTGTVGWKKTLRTGSGFRSLTEFTLTISGDTLGAAGLGNSFGLSLRDGRPLFEGPATGCKPFAFAGGPRLLAAVSCPTKDWKKPRQQLQELDAATGRVKWTYSAPEGWEVEKVFSADPVVVSLKQSREKKWGVVALTDRGTERSRIQGGKDRFQPRCGGNFVVLGEHLEGCAGVAADDDAFYIATQPERPGGANEVVAFDLDSGRETWRTPSGGGSTLLPLRMEGTDVLAYREPTYDRGGALTVIPPGGGAPRTLLRLQAATARTESSLYSPRLVYGGGTLFIASGRVSARDDAEELRTPTMMAFTR